GACGGCGAAGCAGACGCTCAACCGGCTTGCCGCGCTGGGGGCGCTCCGGAGGTCCGGGTTCGGGCGTGCGACGCGGTACCGCCTTCCGGAGCGGGGTTAGCCAGGTAGCAGACGGCGCGCTGCCGGAAGGAATCGGCGTTCAGGAAGAGGCGGAGCCCGCCGTCGTCGGACGGGTCGACGACGCGGACGACCCCGGCCCATTCCGCATCGTCGGGCAGCAGGTCGGGGAGGAGGTTCCGTGATTCCACGAGGAACTTCCGGTTCAGGAAATCCTTCCCGCGCCCCGGCCGGACCGCCATGTACAGCATGTCGGCCTCCACCAGGTCGTTGAAGAAATGGGTCCCGAGGGAGACGTCGGGCACCACTTCCATCTCGTCGCTGACGACCTCGCAGATCACCGACGCCGTATCGATCTCCGCGAAGGAGACCGGCACGCCCAGCGACGGGGTGCTCGTTCCCCAGCGCCCCGGCCCCAGCAGCAGGATCTCCGGCGGCCCTTCCTCGCCGTGCGCGTGGAGCACGCGACCCACCAGCCGGGCGACGGAGGCCCGCTCCCGCACGGGCACGGCCGCGTACCCCGCGGGATCCACGTAGACCACACGGCGGATCCGCGTCAGGGAGCTGCGCCCGATGATCGGGCCCCGGGTCTCGAGCACCAGCGACTTCCGGGGGATCTTCTTCGGCGGCTCGACGATCTTCCCCCCCTCCTTCACCTGGAGCGGCCTGCACTGGACGAGGTTGATCCTCCACCGGCCGTCGGGAAGGAAGTTCGCCGTGAACTCCGTGTCCACGGGGCATTCGTAGGCGTCCCGCAGGACCTGGAGCATCCGGCGCATCTCCGGCACGAAGGGCGTGTCCGAGAGCAGCCGGTCGAAGGCGACCATCCACCCTTCGGGTCCCCGCCGCGCGTCGGACCCGTCCCGGCCGGGGGCGCCGCGGCGCGCCGCGTACAGCTCCACCGGCAGGTCCGGGGACATCCGCAGCACCTCGTCGATCGGCATCGCCGCGAACCGGTTCGCGGAGAGATCGAGGAGGTCCATCCTCCGCTGGGAGTGCTTCCCTCCGTCCCGGTCCCGGTCGGTGTCCGGCCGCCGCAGCGGCGCGTTGAGCGCGACCATCCGGGTGTAATCGTCGTCCGACCGTTCCACCGCGCGGGTCCCCAGGCCGAACACCAGGCGGAGCACGCCCGCCGCGGGGTCGATGTGCTCGCTCCAGACGTAGGGGTTGTACGACAGCCCGACCCCCGCGACCTGCGGATAGAACAGGTCCCCGTGCAGGCCGCCCGACACGCGCTGCACCAGGACCGCCATCTGCTCGTCCCGGTCGATGAGCCCCCGGTGCGCCCGGTACAGCAGCGCCTCCCGGCTCATCGTGCTCGCGTATACGGTCCGCACCGCCGAAAGGAACGCATCGAGCCGCTCCTGCGGCGAGCCCTGGTTCGGGCAGAAGACGCTTTCGTACTTCCCCGTGAACGCGTTGCCGAAGCTGTCCTCCAGGAGGCTGCTCGACCGGACGATGATCGGCGACTGGCCGAAATATTCGAGCATCGCCACGAACTGCTCCACGATGAACTTCGGGAAGGCGCCCGTCCGGACCCGCTCGCGGGCCGCCTCCGCGCCGACCAGGAACGTGTCGGGGTTGCGCTGCTCCCTGCGGGCGTGCCAGCAGCCGTTGCGGACGAGGAAGGTGTAGAAGACGTCGGAGCCGATGAAGAAGGAATCGTGCGTCTCGAGCCGCTCCTTCCACGCGGGATCGGCCTTCGTCAGGATCGCCCGCGCCAGGAGCATGCCGACGGACTTGCCCCCGATCAGCCCCGTGCCGATCATCCGCCGGCGGATGGCGAGCAGGTCGGAGAGGTCGAGCCACCGGGTCGCGAGGCCGATCAGCCGCTCGTCCCGCGTCACCATCATCCGAAGGTATCGGGGGAACAGGAACTCCTCCCCCCCTTCCGGCTGCGCCCCGAGCCGGTCCCACATGTCGAGCGTCCGGGGGACGGCGTCCGCGCGCCGCTTCTCCCGCTCGGCCAGCACGTCGGACAGCGACGCGCTCTCCGTCAGCGGGAGGAAGGCGTCCTCCTTCCAGGCGTGGGGGAGGTACATCGTCGGGGAGTGGCGGCCGTCCACCTTCAGCGGGTGCACGTACAGGAGCCCGTCGCGGCGGAACACGTCGAGCAGGAGCTGCGTCGTCTCCCGGATGGCGGACACGGAGGTGACGGAGTGGCTGTCCCGCAGCAGGGCGAAATAGGTGTACGTCTCCAGCTCGTACAGGTACGGGCAGGTGACCATGAAGAAGTTGCCGAGCATCAGGTCGCTGTACCAGTCGGCCGCCAGGTCCGAAAGGCAGTCGAAGACGTAGCAGGCGCCCCGCCCCTCCTCCTCGATCGCCCGGTGGATCCGGGCCGTGAAGGTCTCGAATCCCGCGTCGGCGCTCAGTCGGTGGATCCGCGCCCCGATCCCCTCCGGGACAAGCTCCGGATGGCGGGCGAAGCGGAAATAGACAAGGCGGCGCCCCTGCGCCAAAGCGGCGGACACGAAGGGCCGGACGAACGGCAGGTAGTCTTCCACGGCGTCCACCTGCCAGACGACGTTGTCGCCGGGCAGCAGGCCCGTCAGGACGCGGTCGAGCTCCGGCAGCCCGGTGCCGGCCGCCGGAACGGTTTCGCTCTGCAAGGGGATCCTCCCGTACGGGGCGTTTCGGTTTCCCCTTAACTTAGCATGAAGCGCGGCCGTCGAGGATGGACCGGACCAGCCCGGCGATGGCGGACATGGAGAACGGCTTGTAAAGGAACGCGCGGGCGCCGATCCGCTTCGCCTCGGCCTCGGAGAGCCGCTCGCTGTATCCCGTGCAGATGACGATCGGGAGGTCGGGCCGCTTCTGGAGGAACAGCCGGACCAGCGCGTCCCCCGTGACGCCCGGCATCGTGATGTCGGTGATCACGATGTCGTAGTCTTCGGGTGCGGAGAGGAACATGCCGAGCGCCTCCCGGCTGTCCGCCACGGCGGTGACCCGGTAACCCAGCCCCTCGAGCATCTCCTTCACCATGTCGACCAGGACCTTCTCGTCGTCCACGAAAAGGATCCGCTCGGTCCCCCGCGGGACGGCCCGGTCGCTTTCCGGCGCCGGCGGCGCCGCCTCCTCCACGGCGGGAAGGTACACGGAGAATTCCGAGCCGTTCCCCGGCTCGCTGCGGACCGTGACGAACCCCCCATGGGTCCGGACGATCCCGTGCACCACGGAAAGGCCCATCCCGGACCCCTCCCCCGTGGGACGCGTCGTGAAGAAGGGGTCGAAGATCCGGTCGAGGATCCCCGGGTCCATCCCCACCCCAGTGTCCCGCACGGTCATCGCGATGTACCTGCCGGGCACGGCGCCAGGGTACGGCGCCAGCAGCGCCGCGTCCAGGTCGACGTCCGCGAGCCCGACCTCGAGGACACCCCCCGCGCTGCGCATGGCCAGCCCGGCGTTGGTGCAGAGGTTCATCAGGACCTGGTGGATCTGGGCCGGCTCCGCCAGCACGGACGCCTCGGAGAGGAACGACTCCCGGATCTCGATCGTCGACGGGAGCGACGCCCGCATGAGCTTCATGACTTCCGAGGCGATGGGCTTCACCCGGACGATCCTGCGGACCTGGAGCGTCGGCCGGCTGAAGGCCAGGATCTGCCGGGTCAGCTCGGAGGCCCGGTTCCCCGCCACGTAGATGCTCTGGAGCTTCTCCCGGAGAGGAGAGTCCGGCGGGACCTGCGCCAGCGCGAGCCCGGAATAGCCGAGGATGGCCATGAGGATGTTGTTGAAGTCGTGGGCGATCCCTCCGGCGAGCGTGCCGATGGCCTCCAGCTTCTGCGTCTGGGCGATCCGCGCCTCGACCTGGACCTCCCGGGTGATGTCCCGGTTGACCGAGACGTACCCGGAGACGCTTCCCGAAGGATCGCGGAACGGCGTGATGCTGCACGCCTGGAGGATCAGCGCCCCGTCCTTCCGCCGGTTGGTCAGCCGCCCCTTCCAGGTCGATCCCTTCCGGAGCGTGTCCCACATCTCCCGGTAGAAGGCTTCGTCGTGCTTTCCGCTCGAAAGGAGCTTCGGGGTCCGTCCGACAGCCTCCTCGGGGAAATACCCCGTGATCCGCGTGAAGGAGGGATTGACGTAGACGATCGTGCCGCTGTTGTCCGTGATGATCACGTCCTCGTCCGCCTGCTCCACGGCCGTGGCCAGCCGGGCGAGATGCTCCTGGTTCTGCCGGAGCGCTTCCGCGGCCATCTGCTTCTGCAGCGTCTCCGAGCCGAGCGAGACCATGATCTGCCCCAGCTCGAGGTCCTGGTGGGTGAAGGGGGGCGTGATCTTGTTGTGGAGGGACAATAGCCCCACGACATTGCGCGCCTCGTCGATCAGGGGGAAGACGATGAACGAATCGTCCCGGTACATGTCCCGTCCGCTCAGCGAGAAATCCGGCGCCTGCCGGATGTCCTCCGCGAGGACCGGCCGCCGTTCCCTGTAGGCGTAGTCGAAGACGCTCCCCTCCCTCAGGGGGAACGGGAGCACGGTCGGGGCCATCCCCGGATCCAGCGTGGCGGCCAGCTCCAGCCCCTGCTCCTGGCAAAGGAACAGGCTCCCCCCTTCCGCGGCCATGAGGAAGGCGACCCGCTCGAGCAGCAGCCGGCTCAGCTTCCGGAACTCCTGGCACGCCGCGAAGGTGCGGGCGGAATCGACCATGGCCTTCAGCCGCGCGTCGAGGCGCTCCATCTCCTCGTTCCTGCGCCGCAGCTCCTCCGCGGCGCGGTCCCGCTCCCTCTGCAGGCGGACGCGCTCCATGCAGCGGTCCAGGACCGGCAGCAGCGCCATGGCGTCCGCGGGCATCCGGATCCGGTCGTAGGCCCAGCCGCCGGGGGAAGCGGCGGCCGGATCCTCCTCCCCTCCCCACGTCACCGACACGCAGGCGATACCCGGCCGCGCCTCCTTCAGGAGATCCACCCCTCCGGGCCCCTCGCACCGCACGGACCGGCCGCCTATCAGGGCGACCGGCACATCCGCTCCCCGGACCCGCTCGGCGGCTTCCCGCAGCTCCAGCGCGTGGTCGACCCGGAAGTCCAGCGATCGCAGGACACCGGAAAGCGCGTCGAACACGTTCCGGTCATCCACGACGACGATGGCATGTTTCGGGACGGCAGGAATCGATTCCGGAGACGCGCTCTTTCCGCTCATGCAGGCATCCGCCCTCGGATCCCGGCGACAGGAAAAGGGATCTTCCTTACGTTTCGGAGCGGAATCCCGAAACTTTAACAGGCGGGAAAGCTACACTTCGACGTCGAGGGACGTGATCTCGAGGAGGTCTCCCCCCGTCACGGAGATCTCGAACCCTCCGCAGCGGGGGCATTCCCATGTGAACGAACGGGCTTCGGATATACCGCAAGAGGCGCACTC
This is a stretch of genomic DNA from Thermodesulfobacteriota bacterium. It encodes these proteins:
- a CDS encoding PEP/pyruvate-binding domain-containing protein, giving the protein MQSETVPAAGTGLPELDRVLTGLLPGDNVVWQVDAVEDYLPFVRPFVSAALAQGRRLVYFRFARHPELVPEGIGARIHRLSADAGFETFTARIHRAIEEEGRGACYVFDCLSDLAADWYSDLMLGNFFMVTCPYLYELETYTYFALLRDSHSVTSVSAIRETTQLLLDVFRRDGLLYVHPLKVDGRHSPTMYLPHAWKEDAFLPLTESASLSDVLAEREKRRADAVPRTLDMWDRLGAQPEGGEEFLFPRYLRMMVTRDERLIGLATRWLDLSDLLAIRRRMIGTGLIGGKSVGMLLARAILTKADPAWKERLETHDSFFIGSDVFYTFLVRNGCWHARREQRNPDTFLVGAEAARERVRTGAFPKFIVEQFVAMLEYFGQSPIIVRSSSLLEDSFGNAFTGKYESVFCPNQGSPQERLDAFLSAVRTVYASTMSREALLYRAHRGLIDRDEQMAVLVQRVSGGLHGDLFYPQVAGVGLSYNPYVWSEHIDPAAGVLRLVFGLGTRAVERSDDDYTRMVALNAPLRRPDTDRDRDGGKHSQRRMDLLDLSANRFAAMPIDEVLRMSPDLPVELYAARRGAPGRDGSDARRGPEGWMVAFDRLLSDTPFVPEMRRMLQVLRDAYECPVDTEFTANFLPDGRWRINLVQCRPLQVKEGGKIVEPPKKIPRKSLVLETRGPIIGRSSLTRIRRVVYVDPAGYAAVPVRERASVARLVGRVLHAHGEEGPPEILLLGPGRWGTSTPSLGVPVSFAEIDTASVICEVVSDEMEVVPDVSLGTHFFNDLVEADMLYMAVRPGRGKDFLNRKFLVESRNLLPDLLPDDAEWAGVVRVVDPSDDGGLRLFLNADSFRQRAVCYLANPAPEGGTASHARTRTSGAPPARQAG
- a CDS encoding response regulator, which codes for MSGKSASPESIPAVPKHAIVVVDDRNVFDALSGVLRSLDFRVDHALELREAAERVRGADVPVALIGGRSVRCEGPGGVDLLKEARPGIACVSVTWGGEEDPAAASPGGWAYDRIRMPADAMALLPVLDRCMERVRLQRERDRAAEELRRRNEEMERLDARLKAMVDSARTFAACQEFRKLSRLLLERVAFLMAAEGGSLFLCQEQGLELAATLDPGMAPTVLPFPLREGSVFDYAYRERRPVLAEDIRQAPDFSLSGRDMYRDDSFIVFPLIDEARNVVGLLSLHNKITPPFTHQDLELGQIMVSLGSETLQKQMAAEALRQNQEHLARLATAVEQADEDVIITDNSGTIVYVNPSFTRITGYFPEEAVGRTPKLLSSGKHDEAFYREMWDTLRKGSTWKGRLTNRRKDGALILQACSITPFRDPSGSVSGYVSVNRDITREVQVEARIAQTQKLEAIGTLAGGIAHDFNNILMAILGYSGLALAQVPPDSPLREKLQSIYVAGNRASELTRQILAFSRPTLQVRRIVRVKPIASEVMKLMRASLPSTIEIRESFLSEASVLAEPAQIHQVLMNLCTNAGLAMRSAGGVLEVGLADVDLDAALLAPYPGAVPGRYIAMTVRDTGVGMDPGILDRIFDPFFTTRPTGEGSGMGLSVVHGIVRTHGGFVTVRSEPGNGSEFSVYLPAVEEAAPPAPESDRAVPRGTERILFVDDEKVLVDMVKEMLEGLGYRVTAVADSREALGMFLSAPEDYDIVITDITMPGVTGDALVRLFLQKRPDLPIVICTGYSERLSEAEAKRIGARAFLYKPFSMSAIAGLVRSILDGRASC